From one Streptomyces sp. N50 genomic stretch:
- a CDS encoding DUF5955 family protein: MLRSLGQRSVTGSDEDPRVAELRTAVSRLRRELAAHPAEFPDRVIAEDELAALAAMTIDGVPEIPRLRRSLLLIAGAIGSVSALARGLTDVRNAVDLFGQPRGGQG; encoded by the coding sequence GTGTTGCGGAGCTTGGGGCAGAGGTCAGTGACCGGCAGTGACGAGGATCCGAGGGTGGCGGAACTGCGGACCGCGGTGTCCCGGTTGCGCCGCGAACTCGCCGCGCATCCGGCCGAGTTCCCCGACCGTGTCATCGCCGAGGACGAACTCGCGGCGCTGGCCGCGATGACCATCGACGGCGTCCCCGAAATCCCGCGCCTGCGCCGCTCGTTGCTGCTGATCGCCGGTGCGATCGGCTCCGTGAGCGCTCTCGCGCGGGGTCTGACGGACGTACGCAATGCCGTGGACCTGTTCGGTCAACCTCGGGGAGGGCAGGGCTAG
- a CDS encoding DUF6304 family protein: MSGGQFWPGRYTDRHGTEAVVFESDGRESIRTTIRGVRFEGSSMDDLGALGGEPPEAPFTFFDGGLCSCLLEWEVPLSVAVEGQGTRTAVLDCALRLGDPAGPGRGLDAETLTTTLRLDGREYRSAEGDDDFEDALNEVQRQLPDGARLRACIACAWSDYHPIGHGLTGDLACFRTAKDIYRLVEGKRGPDNIFDAWDSLTEFVQETWLCGEFEHRSTTHTGYRGPFPVRRWW, from the coding sequence GTGAGCGGCGGGCAGTTCTGGCCGGGCCGCTACACCGACCGGCACGGCACCGAGGCCGTCGTCTTCGAGTCGGACGGCCGGGAGTCGATCCGTACGACGATCCGGGGCGTCCGCTTCGAGGGCTCCAGCATGGACGACCTCGGCGCGCTCGGCGGAGAGCCACCGGAGGCCCCGTTCACCTTCTTCGACGGCGGACTCTGCTCCTGCCTCCTGGAGTGGGAGGTGCCGCTGTCCGTCGCTGTCGAGGGGCAGGGCACACGGACGGCGGTGCTGGACTGCGCGTTGCGGCTCGGGGACCCGGCCGGCCCTGGGCGTGGGTTGGACGCGGAGACACTGACCACGACCCTGCGCCTGGACGGGCGCGAGTACCGCAGCGCGGAGGGCGACGACGACTTCGAGGACGCGCTGAACGAGGTCCAGCGGCAGCTGCCTGACGGGGCGCGACTGCGGGCCTGCATCGCATGCGCATGGTCCGACTACCACCCGATAGGGCACGGGCTGACGGGCGACCTGGCCTGCTTCCGTACCGCCAAGGACATCTACCGGCTGGTCGAGGGCAAGCGCGGCCCGGACAACATCTTCGACGCCTGGGACTCGCTCACCGAATTCGTCCAGGAGACCTGGCTGTGCGGGGAGTTCGAGCACCGGAGCACCACGCACACGGGCTACCGGGGACCGTTCCCGGTGCGTCGCTGGTGGTGA
- a CDS encoding IclR family transcriptional regulator: MPPSSVSSTDSTKSATGGVQSLERAFDLLERMADAGGEVGLSELSASSGLPLPTIHRLMRTLVVCGYVRQQTNRRYALGPRLIRLGESASRLLGTWARPYLARLVEETGETANMALLDGDEIVYVAQVPSKHSMRMFTEVGRRVLPHSTGVGKALLANTPDHEVRALLARTGMPAATEKTITTPDGFLAALEDVRRLGYAIDDNEQEIGVRCLAVSVPNSPTAAAISISGPAGRVTESATDKIVPVLQQVAGELSEALASQNPA; the protein is encoded by the coding sequence GTGCCGCCGTCCAGCGTGAGCAGCACCGACTCCACCAAGTCCGCCACGGGTGGTGTCCAGTCCCTCGAGCGCGCCTTCGACCTGCTGGAGCGGATGGCCGACGCGGGCGGCGAGGTCGGCCTGAGCGAGCTCTCCGCGAGCAGCGGCCTCCCGCTGCCCACCATCCACCGCCTGATGCGCACGCTCGTGGTCTGCGGTTACGTCCGCCAGCAGACGAACCGGCGGTACGCGCTCGGCCCGCGCCTGATCCGCCTCGGCGAGTCCGCGTCCCGGCTGCTCGGCACCTGGGCCCGCCCCTACCTCGCCCGGCTGGTCGAGGAGACCGGCGAGACGGCGAACATGGCGCTGCTCGACGGCGACGAGATCGTGTACGTCGCGCAGGTGCCGTCCAAGCACTCGATGCGCATGTTCACCGAGGTCGGCCGGCGCGTCCTCCCGCACTCCACCGGCGTCGGCAAGGCCCTCCTCGCCAACACCCCGGACCACGAGGTGCGCGCGCTGCTCGCCCGTACCGGCATGCCCGCGGCCACCGAGAAGACGATCACCACGCCGGACGGTTTCCTCGCGGCACTGGAGGACGTGCGCCGCCTCGGCTACGCGATCGACGACAACGAGCAGGAGATCGGCGTCCGCTGCCTCGCCGTCTCCGTGCCCAACTCCCCCACCGCCGCCGCGATTTCGATCTCGGGCCCGGCGGGCCGGGTCACCGAGTCGGCGACCGACAAGATCGTGCCGGTGCTCCAGCAGGTGGCCGGCGAACTGTCGGAGGCACTGGCCAGCCAGAACCCCGCGTGA
- the allB gene encoding allantoinase AllB, with protein sequence MSDAELVVRSTRVITPEGIRAAAVAVAGGKITAVLPYDAQVPSGARFEDFGDDVLLPGLVDTHVHVNDPGRTHWEGFWTATRAAAAGGITTLIDMPLNSLPPTTTVDNLRTKQQVAAEKAHMDVGFWGGALPDNVKDLRPLHDAGVFGFKAFLSPSGVDEFPHLDQDQLALSLAEIAGFDGLLIVHAEDPHHLEAAPQQGGPKYADFLASRPRDAEDTAIAGLIAQAKRLDARVHVLHLSSSDALPLIAAAKAEGVRITVETCPHYLTLTAEEVPDGASEFKCCPPIRESANQDLLWQALADGTIDCVVTDHSPSTADLKTDDFATAWGGISGLQLSLAAVWTEARKRGHDLTDVVRWMSSRTAQLAGLEQKGAIEAGRDADFAVLAPDETFTVDPAALQHRNRVTAYAGKTLSGVVKSTWLRGERIVLDGEFTDPKGQLLVRKP encoded by the coding sequence GTGTCCGACGCTGAACTGGTGGTGCGCTCCACACGTGTCATCACTCCCGAGGGGATACGCGCGGCGGCGGTCGCGGTCGCCGGGGGGAAGATCACGGCCGTCCTCCCGTACGACGCCCAAGTCCCGTCCGGAGCACGGTTCGAGGACTTCGGCGACGACGTCCTGCTGCCCGGCCTGGTCGACACTCACGTCCACGTGAACGACCCCGGCCGCACCCACTGGGAGGGTTTCTGGACCGCGACGCGGGCGGCGGCGGCCGGTGGCATCACCACGCTCATCGACATGCCGCTCAACTCCCTCCCGCCGACGACGACGGTCGACAACCTCCGTACGAAGCAGCAAGTCGCCGCGGAGAAGGCCCACATGGACGTCGGCTTCTGGGGCGGCGCCCTGCCCGACAACGTCAAGGACCTGCGTCCGCTGCACGACGCCGGCGTCTTCGGCTTCAAGGCGTTCCTGTCCCCGTCCGGCGTGGACGAGTTCCCGCATCTGGACCAGGACCAACTCGCCCTGTCCCTGGCCGAGATCGCCGGTTTCGACGGCCTGCTCATCGTCCACGCGGAGGATCCGCACCACCTTGAGGCGGCCCCGCAGCAGGGCGGCCCCAAGTACGCCGACTTCCTGGCCAGCCGCCCGCGCGACGCCGAGGACACGGCCATCGCGGGCCTGATCGCGCAGGCGAAGCGCCTCGACGCGCGTGTGCACGTGCTGCACCTGTCCTCGTCGGACGCACTCCCGCTCATCGCCGCCGCGAAGGCGGAGGGCGTCCGTATCACCGTCGAGACGTGCCCCCACTACCTCACCCTCACGGCGGAGGAAGTCCCGGACGGGGCAAGCGAGTTCAAGTGCTGCCCGCCGATCCGCGAGTCCGCCAACCAGGACCTGCTGTGGCAGGCGCTGGCCGACGGCACGATCGACTGCGTGGTGACGGACCACTCCCCGTCCACGGCCGACCTGAAGACCGACGACTTCGCCACCGCGTGGGGCGGTATCTCCGGCCTCCAGTTGAGCCTCGCGGCGGTGTGGACGGAGGCCCGCAAGCGCGGCCACGACCTCACCGACGTCGTCCGCTGGATGTCGTCAAGGACCGCGCAGCTGGCGGGACTTGAGCAGAAGGGCGCCATCGAGGCGGGCCGCGACGCCGACTTCGCGGTCCTCGCCCCGGACGAGACGTTCACCGTCGACCCGGCGGCCCTCCAGCACCGCAACCGCGTCACGGCGTACGCCGGAAAGACCCTCAGCGGGGTCGTCAAGTCGACCTGGTTGCGCGGCGAACGCATCGTGCTGGACGGCGAGTTCACCGACCCGAAGGGCCAACTCCTGGTCCGGAAGCCGTGA